A genome region from Salvelinus alpinus chromosome 26, SLU_Salpinus.1, whole genome shotgun sequence includes the following:
- the LOC139554617 gene encoding glycogen synthase kinase-3 beta-like isoform X1, protein MSGSGRPRTSSFAEPQGNPGAATASTGSAAAVGSSTGKTGVQQASGSSSSGCSNLKLARDSGKVTTVVATSGQGPDRPQEVSYTDIKVIGNGSFGVVYQARLIDSQEMVAIKKVLQDKRFKNRELQIMRKLDHCNIVRLRFFFYSSGEKKDEVYLNLVLDFVPETVYRVARHFNKAKSIIPIIYVKVYMYQLFRSLAYIHSQGVCHRDIKPQNLLVDPETAILKLCDFGSAKQLIRGEPNVSYICSRYYRAPELIFGATDYTANIDIWSAGCVLAELLLGQPIFPGDSGVDQLVEIIKVLGTPTREQIREMNPNYTEFKFPQIKAHPWTKVFKPRSPPEAVALCSRLLEYTPVTRFSPLEACAHAFFDELRQPNARLPSGRQLPLLFNFSTTELSIQPQLNSTLIPPHARAQTSSSVDGSALDGSSQHSSVPGSLNNST, encoded by the exons ATGAGCGGCAGCGGGCGGCCCAGAACTAGCTCGTTTGCTGAGCCACAAGGTAATCCCGGAGCCGCTACAGCATCCACCGGATCAGCCGCTGCGGTGGGGAGCAGCACAGGAAAGACCGGGGTCCAGCAGGCCTCGGGGAGCAGTTCGTCTGGATGCTCAAATTTAAAGCTGGCCA GGGACAGTGGGAAGGTGACTACGGTGGTGGCCACATCTGGGCAGGGTCCCGACCGCCCACAGGAGGTGTCCTACACGGACATCAAGGTGATCGGGAATGGCTCTTTCGGTGTGGTGTACCAGGCACGCCTCATAGACAGCCAGGAGATGGTGGCCATAAAGAAGGTGCTGCAGGATAAGAGGTTCAAG AACCGAGAGCTACAGATCATGCGAAAGTTGGACCACTGCAATATCGTGAGGCTACGCTTCTTCTTCTACTCTAGTGGTGAAAAG AAGGATGAGGTGTATCTCAACCTGGTGCTGGACTTTGTCCCAGAGACCGTGTACAGGGTGGCCCGGCATTTCAACAAGGCCAAAAGCATCATTCCTATCATTTATGTCAAG GTGTACATGTACCAGCTTTTTCGCAGCCTGGCCTATATCCATTCCCAGGGTGTCTGCCATCGAGACATCAAACCCCAGAACCTGCTGGTGGACCCTGAAACTGCCATCCTAAAGCTCTGTGACTTTGGGAG CGCGAAGCAGCTGATTCGTGGGGAGCCCAATGTGTCGTACATCTGCTCGCGGTACTACCGCGCCCCAGAGCTCATCTTCGGCGCCACCGACTACACGGCCAACATCGACATCTGGTCGGCGGGCTGCGTGCTGGCCGAACTGCTACTGGGACAGCCCATCTTCCCCGGGGACAGCGGAGTGGACCAGCTAGTGGAGATCATCAAG GTTTTGGGAACTCCGACACGGGAACAGATCCGAGAAATGAACCCCAACTACACAGAGTTCAAATTCCCCCAAATCAAAGCACATCCCTGGACAAAG GTGTTTAAGCCGCGCTCCCCTCCGGAGGCCGTCGCCCTGTGCTCGCGCCTGCTGGAGTACACCCCGGTCACCCGCTTTTCGCCCCTGGAGGCCTGCGCTCACGCCTTCTTCGACGAGCTGCGCCAGCCCAACGCCCGGCTGCCTAGCGGCCGACAGCTGCCCCTGCTCTTCAACTTCAGCACCACCG AGCTGTCAATCCAGCCCCAACTGAACTCCACCCTAATTCCTCCTCATGCCCGCGCACAGACCAGTTCATCTG TAGATGGCTCTGCGTTAGATGGCTCCTCTCAGCACAGCTCAGTACCCGGATCACTCAACAACAGCACCTGA
- the LOC139554617 gene encoding glycogen synthase kinase-3 beta-like isoform X2 → MSGSGRPRTSSFAEPQGNPGAATASTGSAAAVGSSTGKTGVQQASGSSSSGCSNLKLARDSGKVTTVVATSGQGPDRPQEVSYTDIKVIGNGSFGVVYQARLIDSQEMVAIKKVLQDKRFKNRELQIMRKLDHCNIVRLRFFFYSSGEKKDEVYLNLVLDFVPETVYRVARHFNKAKSIIPIIYVKVYMYQLFRSLAYIHSQGVCHRDIKPQNLLVDPETAILKLCDFGSAKQLIRGEPNVSYICSRYYRAPELIFGATDYTANIDIWSAGCVLAELLLGQPIFPGDSGVDQLVEIIKVLGTPTREQIREMNPNYTEFKFPQIKAHPWTKVFKPRSPPEAVALCSRLLEYTPVTRFSPLEACAHAFFDELRQPNARLPSGRQLPLLFNFSTTELSIQPQLNSTLIPPHARAQTSSSDGSALDGSSQHSSVPGSLNNST, encoded by the exons ATGAGCGGCAGCGGGCGGCCCAGAACTAGCTCGTTTGCTGAGCCACAAGGTAATCCCGGAGCCGCTACAGCATCCACCGGATCAGCCGCTGCGGTGGGGAGCAGCACAGGAAAGACCGGGGTCCAGCAGGCCTCGGGGAGCAGTTCGTCTGGATGCTCAAATTTAAAGCTGGCCA GGGACAGTGGGAAGGTGACTACGGTGGTGGCCACATCTGGGCAGGGTCCCGACCGCCCACAGGAGGTGTCCTACACGGACATCAAGGTGATCGGGAATGGCTCTTTCGGTGTGGTGTACCAGGCACGCCTCATAGACAGCCAGGAGATGGTGGCCATAAAGAAGGTGCTGCAGGATAAGAGGTTCAAG AACCGAGAGCTACAGATCATGCGAAAGTTGGACCACTGCAATATCGTGAGGCTACGCTTCTTCTTCTACTCTAGTGGTGAAAAG AAGGATGAGGTGTATCTCAACCTGGTGCTGGACTTTGTCCCAGAGACCGTGTACAGGGTGGCCCGGCATTTCAACAAGGCCAAAAGCATCATTCCTATCATTTATGTCAAG GTGTACATGTACCAGCTTTTTCGCAGCCTGGCCTATATCCATTCCCAGGGTGTCTGCCATCGAGACATCAAACCCCAGAACCTGCTGGTGGACCCTGAAACTGCCATCCTAAAGCTCTGTGACTTTGGGAG CGCGAAGCAGCTGATTCGTGGGGAGCCCAATGTGTCGTACATCTGCTCGCGGTACTACCGCGCCCCAGAGCTCATCTTCGGCGCCACCGACTACACGGCCAACATCGACATCTGGTCGGCGGGCTGCGTGCTGGCCGAACTGCTACTGGGACAGCCCATCTTCCCCGGGGACAGCGGAGTGGACCAGCTAGTGGAGATCATCAAG GTTTTGGGAACTCCGACACGGGAACAGATCCGAGAAATGAACCCCAACTACACAGAGTTCAAATTCCCCCAAATCAAAGCACATCCCTGGACAAAG GTGTTTAAGCCGCGCTCCCCTCCGGAGGCCGTCGCCCTGTGCTCGCGCCTGCTGGAGTACACCCCGGTCACCCGCTTTTCGCCCCTGGAGGCCTGCGCTCACGCCTTCTTCGACGAGCTGCGCCAGCCCAACGCCCGGCTGCCTAGCGGCCGACAGCTGCCCCTGCTCTTCAACTTCAGCACCACCG AGCTGTCAATCCAGCCCCAACTGAACTCCACCCTAATTCCTCCTCATGCCCGCGCACAGACCAGTTCATCTG ATGGCTCTGCGTTAGATGGCTCCTCTCAGCACAGCTCAGTACCCGGATCACTCAACAACAGCACCTGA